The sequence CAGTCCAGCCTGTACCGCTTGAGCCTCCTGCCGCCCGTGTACGACGCGGTCAAGGGGCGGACGCTCATCACCGAAAATCCCTTTCAATCCGCCGCATTCATCAACTACGATCTGGGCCTGGGCGAACGGCTCTGGGACGTGCAGAACGACCTCATGGGTACATTCCTGGTGGATGCGCACGACTCGCTCGTGTCCGGCTGGGAAGCGGTGATCCGGGGCGGCCGCAAGCCCGCCGCAGTCGCCGCCCTCTGCCGGATGCCCGTCGACCAGACCGAAGTCGAGGCGCTGGCCCTGCGCTGGGATGACGAGAAACTGCGCAACGAGAAGATCAACGCCTGGCTGCAGTTCGCCCGGCAGCGATCCCAGGAAGCAATCCGGCTGTCCAGATGAAAATCGAGATCCGGAGAGTCACCAAGCAGTTCGCCGCCACACCGGTCCTCCGGGAGCTGGATCTGTCCGTCGCTGAGCGCGAATTTTTCTTTATCCTTGGCCCCTCGGGTTGCGGCAAGACCACCCTGCTCCGCATCATCGCCGGGTTCGAGCCGCCCACGCAGGGCGACGTGCTGTTCGACGGCGAATCGGTGCTCGACCTGCCGCCCAACCGCCGCCGCATCGGCATGGTGTTCCAGAATTACGCTCTCTGGCCCCATCTGACGGTGCGCAGCAACGTGGAGTTCGGCCTGGACATCCAGAAGCTCCCCCGTTCTGAGATCGCCGAACGCGTGGCCGAAGTGCTGGAGATGGTGCAGATGACCGGTTACGAAGACCGGCTCCCCAACCAGCTCTCGGGCGGCCAGCAGCAGCGCATCGCCCTCGCCCGCGCCATCGTGACCCGTCCCGGTCTGCTCCTGCTCGACGAGCCGCTCAGCAACCTCGACGCCCGGCTGCGGCTCGAGATGCGCGACGAGCTGTTGCGGGTCCAGAAGGCCACGGGCATCACCACGATCTACGTCACCCACGACCAGAAAGAAGCGCTGTCCATGGCGGATCGGATGATCATCCTCGAGAACGGCCGGATCGTCCAGCAGGGCAGCCCGCTCGAGGTGTATCGGATGCCGCGGACGGTGTTTGTCGCCGGCTTCATGGGCGAAACCAACTTCGTACCCGGCACGGTGGGGAGCCTGCACACCGACTGGGTGTCCGTCCTCACGCCGCTCGGACCTGTGGCCGGCCCCATCCGTCACGCGGCGCTGCAGAAGGGACAGCGGGTGCTGGTGTCGATGCGGCCGGAATCGATCCGGCTTGAGGGGGAGAGTCACGAGCCGGTGGGCGCCCGGTTCGCCGGCCGGGTGGAGAAAACCGTGTTCATGGGGGAGGTGGAGCATTTTTGGCTTCGCGCCGGCGAGCTGTCCCTCAAGATGATGCTGAGCAATCCGAAGCCCGGCCTGGAGCGTCCGGGAACCCAACTGGGGCTGATGGTGGATTTCGACGACATCACCATCCTCGCCCATGATGAGTCGCCCGTATGACCGGCTCTGCCGCGACACGGATGAGGCCCGTTGATTGGGGCTTGGCCGCCGCCGCGGTCCTCTTTATGTTCACGTTCATGATCTACCCCCTGTCGTACGTGTTTGTGAAGGCGTTCTTTTTCGGAGGCCGTTTTGATTTCGGCTTCTTCGGCCTGCTGTTTCAAAACACGCTGCTCCGCGAATCCATCGTTAACAGCCTGCTGATCGGCACTCTGACCACCGCCGGCACCACTGTCCTGGCGCTGCCGCTGGTCTACACATTCGCCCACTACCGGTTTCGCGGCAAAGGATTCCTGCAGGCGCTGGTGTTGGTCCCCATGATCCTGCCGCCGTTCGTGGGCGCCATCGGCATGAAACAGCTGTTCGCGCGGTTCGGGGCGGTCAACCTCCTGCTCATGCAGCTCGGGGTGATCCAGCAGCCCATCGACTGGTTCGGGGACGGCGGGTTCATGGGGGTGATTTTCCTTGAAACCATGAATTTCTATCCCATCATGTTCCTGAACCTCTCCGCCGCCATGGCGAACGTGGACCCGTCGCTGGAAGAGGTGGCGCTGAGCACCGGCGCATCCCGCTGGGCGGTCCTCCGCCGCATCACTCTGCCCCTCATGCTGCCCGGATTTTTCGCCGGGGCGGCCATCGTCTTCATCTGGTCGTTCACCGACCTGGGCACCCCGCTCATCTTCGATTTTCAGAAGACCATCTCCGTGCAGATTTTTTCCATGGTCACCGACATCAACGAAAACCCCATGGGCTACGCCCTGGTGGTGCTCGTGATCGTCCTGACGGCGACCTTTTTCCTGGTCTCCAAGCGGCTCATCGGCGGCCGCCGCTACGAGATGCTGGCCCGCGGCCACGTCACCGGTCGCGAGAAGCCCGCATCGTCCGCTGTCGCCGGGTTGATCCTCGTGCTGACGGTGGGGCTGGTCCTGGTCGCGCTGCTGCCCCACGCCGGCGTGCTGCTCATGTCGGTGGCGGAACAGTGGTTCGGCACCGTGCTGCCGGTGCGTTTCACCCTGGCCCATTATCAGAGCGTCTTCACCCAGCCGCTCACTTCAGTGTCCATTCAGAACAGCCTCTTCTACAGCATCCTGAGCACCCTGCTGGATGTGGCGATGGGGATCATCGTCGCCTTCCTGCTGGCGCGACGGAAGTTCCACTGGTCCAGCCTGCTGGACGCCCTGGTGATGCTGCCGCTGGCGTTGCCGGGGATCATCGTCGCCTTCGGCTACGTGGCCACGTTCAGCGGCACGTTTCTCGATCCACGGGTCAATCCCACCATCCTCCTGGTGCTGAGCTACGGCATGCGGCGGCTGCCCTACATGGTCCGGTCGGCGTATGCCGGTTTCCAGCAGACCAGCGTGACGCTGGAAGAGGCGGCGCAGAGCCTCGGCGCCACGCCCGGTCGGACCATGCGCCGGATCACCATCCCGCTGATCACCGCCAATCTGGTGGCCGGCATGCTGCTGTGTTTCGCCTACGCGATGCTGGAAGTCAGCGACAGCCTGATTTTGGCCATGCGTGAGGAGTTCTATCCCATCACCAAATCCATCTATGTCCTCTCCTCGGCCACATCCGGCGGCTACTACCAGGCGTGTGCGCTCGGGTTCGTCGGGATGGTGATCCTCTCGACGTCCATTTTCCTGGCCGGCAAGATCCTGGGCAAGCGTCTCGGCGAACTGTTCCGAGTCGGCTGATCCCCCGCCCCTCGGCAGGCGCCAACACCGGTCCCCGTATGTCCGTATACCGGTTCAGCACCAACAGGCGGTGAAGGCGTGCAATTGGATATCGGCGACGGCTTCCGGATTCGTTCTTTTGCGCCCGACGATGTCTGCGCCCTGATCCGCTACGCCGACAATCGGAACGTGTGGCTGGGTCTGCGCGACCGATTTCCCCATCCCTACACCGCGGCGGACGCCGCGGCCTGGCTCGCGGCGTTGCAGCGGCAGGAGCCGGAGACCCACTTTGCCATCGCTTCGGCGATGGAACTGGTCGGCGGCATCGGCCTGGAGCTGCAGGAAGACGTGCATCGGCACGCCGCAGAGATCGGCTATTGGCTGGGTGAGCCGTTTTGGGGCCGGGGCATCGCCACCCGAGCGGTGCAAACTCTGACCGGATGGGCATTCGGCCGGTTCTCTCTGGTCCGCATCTACGCGCGGGTCTTCTCCAGCAATCCCGCCTCGGCTCGCGTACTGGAAAAATGCGGCTATGAAGCCGAAGGTCGGTGCCGCCTGGCTGTCCGCAAGGACGGTCGCTGGCTGGACGAACTCATCTACGCCCGGGTGAATCCGGACGATCCACTGCAGATGGATCGGTGAGCGGGGGTACGCTTCGCGGCCGGACGGCTGTGGACCCTATGCTTCCAGCTTGCCCAGCAAGTCTCTGATTCGGGCAGCCAGCGCTCGAATCGCATACGGTTTTTCAATGAAATTGACGCCTAGCTTGAGGCTGCCGTCAGCCATCAGGTGGTGATCGGCGTAGCCCGAGGCGAACAACACCGGCATCCCGCGCAGCCGGGCGGGCAGGCGGTGCGCCAGCTCGATCCCGCTCAGACCCGGCATCACCACGTCGGTGAAGAGCAAATGAACAGAGACCGCCGGATCGTCCAGCATCCGGAGGGCGGCGGTACCGGAATCAGCTTCCAGAACGTGGTAGCCCAATTCCCGCAGCCCGTCAGAGGCGAACTGGCGCACCTGCAGATCGTCCTCCACCACGAGGATGGTTTCCCGGCCCCCGACGGGCGGCACCTCAGGCGCACGCGGCGCGGCCGCCGCGTCGTCGGCGGGCGCCGCCGGCCAGTACACCCGGAACCGCGAACCGCATCCCGGCTCGCTGTAGACGTTGATCGCGCCGCTGTTCTGCTTGACGATGCCGAAGACCGTTGCCAATCCCAGGCCGGTGCCTCGACCCGCCTGCTTGGTGGTATAGAACGGCTCGAAGATTCGGCTCTGGATATCCGCCGTCATCCCCACTCCGTTGTCGCTGACCGATATGACCACATACCGGCCGGGCTGGATCTCGGGATGATTGAGGATGTACTCGTCATCGAGCGCGGCCACGCTGGTGGTGATAGTGATTTGCTTGTCGGTTGCACCTTCGCCGAGTTCGGCGAGCGCGTCCCGCGCGTTCACCACCAGGTTGAGGAACACCTGCTCCAGCTGGCCCGGATCGGCCTTGATGGCCGGCAGGCCCGCCGCCAGAACCGACTGCAGCTGGACGTCCTCGCCGATCAACCGGCGCAGCATCCGTTCCAGGCCGACGAGGACCTGGTTGACATCCACGACGACGGGCGCAATCACCTGCCGCCGGCTGAACGCCAGGAGCTGGCGGATCAGGTCCTCGGCCCGGCGGCCGCCCTGAACGATTTCACTGACGCTTCGGTGAGCGGCTTCTCCCGGCGTCAGCTCGGCGAGCGCCATCTCGGCGCGCCCGTTGATCACCGTCAGGATGTTGTTGAAGTCATGGGCGACACCGCCGGCGAGCCGACCGATGGCCTCCATCTTCTGGGTCTGCCGGATCTGGTTCTCGAGCGCCCGCCGTTCGGAGATATCCTCGATCAGACCGTCGTAGCCGGCCAGCCGGCCCTCCGGATCGCGGAAGGCCACCGCCGTCACGGCGCAAGAAGCGGACGTGCCATCGGGACGGCGAACCGCTACGACATCCAACCGAGCTCGACCGGCCTGTTCCAATTGCCGCACCAGATCCGACCAGTCGTCCGGCTTGTCAAAATACTCGGCGGCCGGACGGTGAAGAATGTCCTCACGGCGTGCGTGTCCCAGGATAACCGCCAGCGCGGGGTTGACCTCCACGAACCGGGCGTCCGCTCCTGTCGATGTGCGAAAAATGCCGACCGTCAGATTGTCAGTCAGCGTCCGGTACTTGGCCTCGCTGAGCCGCAGGGCCTCCTCGACCCGCCGACGTTCGATGATCTGCTCCTGCAACGCAAGGTTGACGGTCTGCAGCTCACGATTCCGTTTGCGGATGGCCACGGTGCGGGCGAGGTGGACACTCCAGACGAGCAGCGCCAGTCCGACCAGTCCGAGGGTACGAAACCACCACGTCGCCCAGAACGGCGGTTGGATTTGGATGGTCAGACGCGCACCGGTTCGATTCCATACACCGTCGCTGTTTGAACCGATCACCCGGAAAACGTATTCGCCGGGCGGAAGGTTGACGAAGGTGGCGTAACGCCGGCTGCCTACCTGGTTCCAATCGGTGTCCCAACCCTCCAGCATGTATGCATGCCGGTTCTTCCCCGGCATCATGGGACTCATCGCCGCGAAACCGAGGGTGAACACCCGGTCGCCATGCTTCAATTCAAGGGCCGAAGTCGCGGTGATATCCCGGGTTAACACCACGCGGCCGTCGGCCATCGGCCCCACGTGCACCGGCTGATTGAAGATCTGGAGAGCGGTGATCGCCATTGGCGGGGCGTGCGGATTGTCCCGGATGCTCTCCGGACGGAAAGCGTTGAAGCCCTCGATGCCGCCGAAGAACAGTTCGCCGGATCGGCTGCGGTGGTGCGCGCCCGCGTTGAATTCGTTGCTCTGCAGGCCGTCGCTGACATCGAAATTCCGGCAGGTCCCGGACGCGGGATCGAATCGGGCCAAGCCGTGGTTCGTGCTCAGCCACAGGCGGCCTTGCGCGTCGGGCAGGATGCCGTAGATCATATCGTTGGGCAGGCCGTGGCGTGTGCTGAAAGAGGTGAAACGGCCGGTGCGGAGCTCCAGCCGGGACAAACCGCCCGCGGTGCCGATCCATAGAACACCCGGCTCCGCTTCGAGCAGCGACATCACGTTGTCGTTGATCAAGCTGTCCGGATCCCCGTCCCGGTGCCGAAATCCGACGAACC is a genomic window of Acidobacteriota bacterium containing:
- a CDS encoding ABC transporter ATP-binding protein translates to MKIEIRRVTKQFAATPVLRELDLSVAEREFFFILGPSGCGKTTLLRIIAGFEPPTQGDVLFDGESVLDLPPNRRRIGMVFQNYALWPHLTVRSNVEFGLDIQKLPRSEIAERVAEVLEMVQMTGYEDRLPNQLSGGQQQRIALARAIVTRPGLLLLDEPLSNLDARLRLEMRDELLRVQKATGITTIYVTHDQKEALSMADRMIILENGRIVQQGSPLEVYRMPRTVFVAGFMGETNFVPGTVGSLHTDWVSVLTPLGPVAGPIRHAALQKGQRVLVSMRPESIRLEGESHEPVGARFAGRVEKTVFMGEVEHFWLRAGELSLKMMLSNPKPGLERPGTQLGLMVDFDDITILAHDESPV
- a CDS encoding iron ABC transporter permease, with product MRPVDWGLAAAAVLFMFTFMIYPLSYVFVKAFFFGGRFDFGFFGLLFQNTLLRESIVNSLLIGTLTTAGTTVLALPLVYTFAHYRFRGKGFLQALVLVPMILPPFVGAIGMKQLFARFGAVNLLLMQLGVIQQPIDWFGDGGFMGVIFLETMNFYPIMFLNLSAAMANVDPSLEEVALSTGASRWAVLRRITLPLMLPGFFAGAAIVFIWSFTDLGTPLIFDFQKTISVQIFSMVTDINENPMGYALVVLVIVLTATFFLVSKRLIGGRRYEMLARGHVTGREKPASSAVAGLILVLTVGLVLVALLPHAGVLLMSVAEQWFGTVLPVRFTLAHYQSVFTQPLTSVSIQNSLFYSILSTLLDVAMGIIVAFLLARRKFHWSSLLDALVMLPLALPGIIVAFGYVATFSGTFLDPRVNPTILLVLSYGMRRLPYMVRSAYAGFQQTSVTLEEAAQSLGATPGRTMRRITIPLITANLVAGMLLCFAYAMLEVSDSLILAMREEFYPITKSIYVLSSATSGGYYQACALGFVGMVILSTSIFLAGKILGKRLGELFRVG
- a CDS encoding GNAT family N-acetyltransferase encodes the protein MQLDIGDGFRIRSFAPDDVCALIRYADNRNVWLGLRDRFPHPYTAADAAAWLAALQRQEPETHFAIASAMELVGGIGLELQEDVHRHAAEIGYWLGEPFWGRGIATRAVQTLTGWAFGRFSLVRIYARVFSSNPASARVLEKCGYEAEGRCRLAVRKDGRWLDELIYARVNPDDPLQMDR
- a CDS encoding response regulator encodes the protein MILWLLGLSSLVGGAESGTPPLLHADSFMFSHLTIDQGLSQSNVFCIVQDRRGFMWFGTEDGLNRFDGYEFMHITHDPGDVNSLSNDTITALGEDSNGCLWVGTAKGLNRLDPETLNVRRIGSEAGEPRELGSVGIEAIRLDRQGRVWVATQGGLAVLEPGGRGWRLFQSDGTRADRLNGHEVSALLVDRQDRLWAGGFDGVVRRDSDGGRFHPIGITIEPAENETRQVNCLTEDADGVIWAGTNGGGLHRWDVRSGHFVHYPTTQHGTGAEPLRYINALAVDAHGRLWAGTHGSGIVVLDTVLNRYVHLLPDASDSHTISYPLVASVFRDRGDIMWIGTHGKGLDLWNPYQQKFERYRCNPADPHSMGVTSVRAILEDRDGQLWVGGYNGFDRLDRKTGRFEHLPQSWPNGIVRVLREDPDQPDRVIWLGMESGRPHLIAFDRIQKRIWKQYDFIERFGFHTHQIRDILLEADGSTWVGTNDGLLRFNRRTGAFARMTHDAADPGSLGHNQVNAIIRTSDSNLWVGTMGGGLSRLDPATGRFVGFRHRDGDPDSLINDNVMSLLEAEPGVLWIGTAGGLSRLELRTGRFTSFSTRHGLPNDMIYGILPDAQGRLWLSTNHGLARFDPASGTCRNFDVSDGLQSNEFNAGAHHRSRSGELFFGGIEGFNAFRPESIRDNPHAPPMAITALQIFNQPVHVGPMADGRVVLTRDITATSALELKHGDRVFTLGFAAMSPMMPGKNRHAYMLEGWDTDWNQVGSRRYATFVNLPPGEYVFRVIGSNSDGVWNRTGARLTIQIQPPFWATWWFRTLGLVGLALLVWSVHLARTVAIRKRNRELQTVNLALQEQIIERRRVEEALRLSEAKYRTLTDNLTVGIFRTSTGADARFVEVNPALAVILGHARREDILHRPAAEYFDKPDDWSDLVRQLEQAGRARLDVVAVRRPDGTSASCAVTAVAFRDPEGRLAGYDGLIEDISERRALENQIRQTQKMEAIGRLAGGVAHDFNNILTVINGRAEMALAELTPGEAAHRSVSEIVQGGRRAEDLIRQLLAFSRRQVIAPVVVDVNQVLVGLERMLRRLIGEDVQLQSVLAAGLPAIKADPGQLEQVFLNLVVNARDALAELGEGATDKQITITTSVAALDDEYILNHPEIQPGRYVVISVSDNGVGMTADIQSRIFEPFYTTKQAGRGTGLGLATVFGIVKQNSGAINVYSEPGCGSRFRVYWPAAPADDAAAAPRAPEVPPVGGRETILVVEDDLQVRQFASDGLRELGYHVLEADSGTAALRMLDDPAVSVHLLFTDVVMPGLSGIELAHRLPARLRGMPVLFASGYADHHLMADGSLKLGVNFIEKPYAIRALAARIRDLLGKLEA